A stretch of DNA from Desulfosarcina ovata subsp. ovata:
TAGGCCCCCGCATTGGACAGGGTGAAGGCCCATGACCGCTGATACTGCTGCGCCCAGGCCACCGACCGGCGAAGATCGGCTTCCAGATGAATGATCGGGCCTTGTCCACCTGTGTAAGTCAAGTCGGGATGATTGCCTTGGTAAATCAAATATAGCATAATCGAGCGCGGACAGAAATAAAACGGAACACAGTCGCCCACATGCAAGTGCGGATGACTTGTCAGAGACAATTGCAGCCGTCGTTGTTTGATATGGTTCATCCCTACGGTAGTGCCGGGCGGTAACCGTCGGATGATTTCCGCATCGCACCAAAGGCAGCCATCGGCGATAATC
This window harbors:
- a CDS encoding DUF4433 domain-containing protein, encoding MAVPLQPKIYHIVHVDRLPSIIADGCLWCDAEIIRRLPPGTTVGMNHIKQRRLQLSLTSHPHLHVGDCVPFYFCPRSIMLYLIYQGNHPDLTYTGGQGPIIHLEADLRRSVAWAQQYQRSWAFTLSNAGAYYFEDRCDLARLDEIDWNAVQSNQWGGRVVSPSAKEGKQAEFLLELSFPWELIDRIGVCSRATYHAAVNALGKSGHNPRIEIKTDWYY